TATAACAAACAAAGGTCAAAGTAAAACTCTGAATGTTAAATCAGCTCAAGTGAAAAATGCTGCTGGGGATGAAACATCACTAAGTTTGAGATCTTCACCTGTGAAAGTCAAAGGAAAGCGGCAACATGTCACATCCACGGCCGTCAAAAGTCAAAGTAAACATGACGAAAATACTAAAAGTAGAAAGGAAGGAAACACTGTGGAAAAAGACCCAACACCTGCCAAGATTTCAAGTCAGAAAATGAAAGGGAAGCCTGCAGATAAGCTGACATTAGCTGGTGCTGACAGCATTAAAACAGAGAGCCAGAAGAAATCCAAAGAATCTAAGCTGAAGGGAAAAGCAAGGCCGGAGGAAATCCAAATGAAAGGAGCAGCTAATGCGGAGAGCACAGGTGATAAAAAGGCAAAGGTGAGTAAGCGGACTGAAGCCTCCAGCCTGAAGGAAGCCGCCAACGCTGTCACCTCACAGAGCTGCAAGAGACCGGAGCCGGTTCCCAACAAATCTCTGCAAAGCTCTGACCCTGAAAGTACCAGAGATGACGCTAAGCCAACGCCTGCATACGGAGAAATCCTCACCAACGTAGCATCGCTCCTTCCCGCCGCTGCGTTGGCAGGCTCAGCTGTGGGGCTTATTAGTGATGCCGTGACAAGTATTCAGAGTTTACAGTCAGACAATGACTCTGCTACAtcgcagaaaaaaaagcaaaagcaaatcaTGAAGCAAAGGGCAATTATGCAGCAttctttctcctccacgctATCAGATTTGTCCTCAGCATCAGATCAGCCAGGACAAAGCACTAAAGAGGCTGGGAGCGCAGTTCAAGAAGAAAGTAATAATAGTGAGGCccaggaagaagatgaagaggtaGAAAGCGttgaagatgatgaggaggaaaaagacagtaatgatgatgaagaagaggcTGAAAAAGAGACAGATAATGAAACTGATCAGGATGAAGGTGAggagaaaacaagcagcagcagtgaggaagaggatgaaagtAGTGAGAAGGGTGATGCTACagaagctgaggaagaggaggcagagagcgaAGAAAGCAGTGAGGAAATGAACGAATCAGAGAGTGACTCTGAGGTaaatgaagcagcagaagaCAAAGAGGAAAGTGAAACGTCCAGTGAAGCAGAAAgtaatgaggaagaggaggctgagacgagtgaggatgaagaagatgaaggtGGTGATGAGTCAGAAAACACAGCTGAGAGCAAGAGTGAAGAAACTGAAGACGGCGACAGAGAAGGAAGTGACACTTCAGTagcagatgaagatgaagagggtGAAACGGAGGAGcaaaaagatgatgaagatTCCACCGAAACTGAGGATAAAGAGAAATCCTCAGAAGAAGGTGAGGAAACAGACGAGAATGAAGAAGACAATGATGACGAGAAAGCAGAGGACACGAGTGAtgaaaatgaggaggaagaggaacacaGTGAatctgaggaggatgaagatgatggagaaagtgaggaaaaggaaaataagagtgaggaagagaagaacgaggaggatgaagaggaggaagaagaggaggaagaggacgaggaagaagctgtggaagaggaagaagaggaggaagaatctgtggaagaggaagaagaggaggaagaatctgtggaagaggaagaagaggaggaagaagtagcagaggaggtagaagaaggggaagaagatgaagaagctgcagaggaggaagaagagggggaagaagatgaagaagctgcagaagaggaggaagagggcgaAGAAGAAAGTGAAtatgaggagaagcagaaaacaAGAACCAAGAAAAGTATGGAACCTAATAAAAAGATCATGGTAgaaactgaggaggaggatgaggaggaagaggagggggacaaggaagaagaggaggttgAGGATAGTGATGACAAAAAGAATGATTCCCTCATTAAACGAAAACCAGAAAAAAGACCCCAAAAtcagagagaagaaagaaagccACAACAAACCAAAGCAAAGAAAGGTTATGATTCAGAGGAAAGTGAAGAtgagagtgaggaagaggaagaaaatgaggaagaagaggaaagggaagatgaagatgaagatgaagaagaagaaagtgagGGGAAAGAAGTGGTCCCAAAGGGCAAACAAGGTAAAAAGCTTGTTAAAGAGGAACAGGAaactgaggaagaagaagaaggtgaagaggaggaagaggaggaggaagaagaggaggaagagaaaaaggaaaatgtcaAGTCAACAAAAATAAAGCAAGATCAGCCTCAAAAGCTGAAGGAAAAGCCCAAACCAGCGCCGAGGACGAGGGAGAGAACTCCAGGGGACAAGAAGCCCGGCGAGTCTCAGCAGTTCTGGGACAACGTACTGCCTCAGTACCTGGACCTGCAGTGAAGCAAGGCAGCAGAGCGTCGGCCCGGCATCTAACGCTGCTGTAGTATTCAGAGCAACGCACCTACAGAACGTCAGTGTAGGAAAATGAAGCAGTGAATCCAGCCTTGTCTTTGGCTCCGTTTGTGGTGGAGGAACTCAGTGACTGATGGAAACGCTCcacatgtgatgtgatgagGTTTTTATGTTTGACAGACGTGTACTCCGTTCTCTTGCTCTTTGTTTGTGATTAAACATATTGAACCGCATCCTGAACCTCAGggttcagtcagtcagacgtCTGATTGGACGCTGCAGCAGAACGGCCGCACTAATCACACGCTGCGTGGTCTCAGCTGTATCAACAGCAACGCTGACAAATGCCTGTACTTgaataaaatcaaattatacCCAGAGAGACGCGCCGAGCAGGTGTAAACAACAGTTAGATCCAAAGGCGGCGGCTCGTTTCACCGTTGCTCCCATTGTTTGGACCGTAAACTCTGGAACATCTTCGCCCATAGGAGGCAGAgataaatcaatcaatcagaaCATTGATCACTAGGAGGTTGCTAAAGAAACAGTTGCTAGGAGACGGCTTGACATCCTATAAGATCTTCCCATCGTTAACAGTGAAACGGGTGGAAAAGATCAATGTCTGAACCTCAAACATATTCAATAACTGTTACACATGTAGCAACAATAGCTGCTTTGATTTTAGCTAAAGTAATTATTGTGCTGATTCTGACTTAAAAAGATGAAACCTTTTGTTTATCTCCATGTGCGTGAGTAAGGGATAAGAAGTTTGCCTGGTGCAGTAAATGAacgttaattaattaatcagttCTTCGGTCGTGACGTACATTTGCACTGTGTTGTCCTGAACTGAGCTCAGCACAATTACAACTAATTGATACTAAGAAGGCTctgagtggagcagcagaggaagagagagatagATGGGAGATGgtgtagtatagtatagtacagtacagtatagttaGAGGCATTGTGTGAATAAAGTGAAATCATGTTTAGTAGTTATTTGAAGCgcttacatttatttttcaaggcttttattttgcttagttactgtaaatactacagTTTATGATTTAATCATACACCTAAAGGTCATTAACAAAGTTTATATGTAAAGTTGTGTAAAAGTGTGTTAGAATAAAGTACTGTCATCTACAGTGGTTATCACATCCTTCACCGTCAGACTCAGAACATCTTGGACTCATTTAGTTGTTTATACGTCAGTGGGGGTGGACGGAGCCTTGAAGCAATAAATAGCTACATAGACTTTAAGTCAGTAGCAAAGCAACGTTCACATCTTCAGCTTTGTCGTCACAACGTGCACGACTAGGAAGGAACCGCAGTGTGACATCAGCTCATCACAGCGTTGTCCAACTCAACTCAAAGGTTGAAGCTGAAAGCGAAGGCTGCGTTGGAGTGTCAGAGGTTTGGagctcagcctccaacagccggAGGCGATGGGCTTCTTCTAAAGCGCTGCGATTTAAACCCGGGCTCTCTGAGCCTCTGCCCTGAGGCCATTTCctcaaagagaggagaggagccgtcGTCTCTCACCTCATCAGGACCCACTGGTGAAGCTGGACTCGGTTTAGACTCTTTTCTCTAATGTGTTTGATTGAGCAGGTCATTAAACCAGCTGTCACGGAGGAACGCATCACTGGATGAGTGTGTTTGGTAGGAGGTTTCAAATGTAAGCCTGCCTTGCTCATGAGCCCTCAGGCGGCCTGGGTCCACAGCAAAACACGTCAGGTCGTGGTCTTTCGTGGAACATCACTACTTCATTAAAGGTGCCGAGTTTATTCCCAGCGTGTGCTGACAGAGGCCACGTCACAGTTTCTCCGCAGCACTTGGCGCAGTGTGCGCCATCTGCGTGGCCGCATGCCGCACGCCGGTGACCGGGCCGGGGCTGCGGAGAATCCTCCCTTCTGGAGCGAGAGGCGGGCCTTCGGGAGCAGGAATGCGCTGGaaggtttcctgcagctccgctTCACACGCCGGAGAGCGTCAGCCCCGCGTCTCACTATGGACATGTGgccgctggtgctgctgttggtCCAGCTCTGCTTGTGCTCCGGGTACGAAGGTAGGCACCGACACGGGCCCTCGTTCAACCCGCCGACCACTAACACTGCGGCATCGCTGTGCTGCATTAACCCAAGGTCTTATCATCGGTGACTGGTGAAAAAAGACCGAATCATCACCGGGTTGAATCAAATTGAAGGTAATTAGCGTTGGGGACATTGTTTCTTATTTTGCGCACGTCCGCGTAACTTTTGCGCTTCCTCTCCGCGTTTGGCGTGTTTACGCGGAGGGGGTGTCAGCGGGGGGAGTGCAGTGTGCATGTGGGGCGCAGTTTGTGGCGCTAATGGAGGCTGTGCAGCTGGAAGGTCGAGCCTCGGGTCTGATTCCCTGCTAAATGAATGACACGTTACTGCGTGCACACCTCCTGTTTCGCTTTACTACTTTTCTGACTGTTGTACACGATGAGCATATTTAGCGACGTCACCTCTGGGGAAAAATATAATTAACCAATACCCTTTAATGCATCCAATTAATTATGATTTGGCAGAAAGTATAATCAACAGTGTGTAACTTGAAGGAAGGTAATGAACGGGCTGTCAcagaaccgtgtgtgtgtgtgtgtgtgtgtgtgtgtgtgtgtgtgtgtgtgtgtgtgtgtgtgtgtgtgtgtgtgtgtgtgttggccgtATGCCTGTAGTCACCACTACTCTATGATCATACAGGCCGAAACATGAAGACGAGCTGCCGAGCAGAGTTAAAACTGTCTGTCAGGACTCAGACCTTCCGAGTGCACGAGGAGTTTGTTCAgcagagctgtgtttgtgtttgttcggGGGTCAAGCAGTGCATTCCCcagttgtgtgtgcatgctgggAACTGTGTGGCAGTGAGATGCTTGAAATACGCAGCTCTGAAAAGACCCAGAGACGCCCGTCAGGTTCCTCTCCTCACAGTTTGCTGCAAGCACTCGAGGAGGTCCCATCATATTTTCCATGATGGGTCTTGGATGTGGCTCGGGGCAGAAGGAGCCTCCACACACGAGGAGCGAGTCGGGGAAACGCCAGGAAGCAGCGTCACGGTGGCAACAGGGTTGAACGGCGCAGCTCCGTCCTCCAAAAACCGAGCACTCGGTGGTTCATCACTGGGGACGACCCGAGCGCTGCAGCGTGTCTGATCAGGAAAAAGGATCAATGCTCCCACGTCAGGCAGCAACAGGGGGCTCTACGGCCATGAAGTAACAAGAGAAGGATGTGTGTAGAAAAGTCGAGAAATCCTTAGTGTCAGTAATCACAGCACGCTCAACAAGGCAATAAAGAAATCTCATTGTACTTATTGCTGTtaaactggagctgcagctttgcTTCTGCAGGAAATGAGCTTCAGTAGCCGTCTGTATTACAGGCCTGCAGGGAGAAGCTAATTGCAATATCACGCTCTGTAATTTAAAACGTACTTACTCCCAGAACGAGGACGGGGCCGCGTTCCGCTGCCTGTCGGGACGGCTGCACGCGAAGGCGATGGCGTCCGTCGCTCGTCAGACGAGCGGAGCCTCCAGAGGCCGAACCCACTGCTCAGACTTGAACCGACTGGATAAGAAATAGTGCATTTAATATTCCAAGGCAATtaaaaactaactaactaaatgtCTCCTCAGTGATGTGTTCTATCGTTTACAcctcttttgctttttattgtctAAAAGGCCCAAAATACAGTTCAGCTGTGGTTAAGTTTTGATGTCTTCTGAAGACTAGAGGGAAAAAGTGATTTCAAGGGTCTCTGTAACGGTCATTTATCTTGTGGAGAGATATTGATCATGCCTGAACTGAGATTTATGTATATTGTACCTGTGGATGATGCGTGTGGTGGATGATCGTATTTCTCTCTGAATTCTTGTCTATGATCTAATGGTTATTTTATGCCTCTGGAGCCTTTATTTGATTTGCTTGTCTTGAATTAAATATCAGGGCCGGACTGTGTACGTgataaaatgaatatttaactGCATACGGTGTCTTGAAGTTTGAAAGCCTGTACTTCAGGTTTCTGTGCCTCTGACTTAGTTGTATTGATTGTGCGATGTTTATAATGCGTGGTACTGTTTAGTCTGCTTCCACGCGCTGCAAAACAAGACTGTAAAAGTTTCATAGAACTTCAAGGAGTACAGTATCTAAAGCTGATTTCCGTGTGGAAGTTTATTTCTATAAATCTAATTAAATCAGCTGTTCGATATATTCTGAGTGGCTGTAGTTGTGGAGGAGTCATATCTTTTTGCAGCCCAGTGCTCTTTGAAATGGAGCCAGCCTCACAGACGCAGACTTGTAATTAGTTTTCAATACCTTTCTCTGCGTCGCCGTCTTCCCCCCATTAAGGAGCAGACATTAAAGTTTTCCCATCGGGCGGCTGAATctgactcactcgctcactatGCTGCGAACAGCGCGCGCCGTGTGATCCGACTGCTAAACCGCAgcgcttgctgtgtgtgtgtttgaggcgACTTGTGGCATTTCACCCCAGACAGCTTTGATTAAAGTGACAGAGGGGCCGTGATGATGAGGAATGGAGATCGGGGCAGGATCTGTTTCACTCACCAACACGTGGCTGATGTATGAGGCTAAACATTCGTCCCTCGTCGATCCTGAACAGAGTCCACATTCACAGAGTTCATAACAACCACCCCTCCCCCCTGCTTCAACCTATGCCTCACTCGTTTTCTTGTTCCTCTCTGTTTTTATTGCCTACCTCCTAAATGAACCCTTCCTGCTCATCACAGTTCACCACTGGCCTTTTTCTATCAGCTCTTCAATGGGAAACCTTTTATATCCTCTCGAATGCTGACCTTTTAGATAGTTTATGGTTTAAACATGTTCGCTGACTCGCTGGATGGATGTCTGAGGTGAGTGGGCTCCGCGCCAGCTGTTTTGAAGCCATCTTTTGAATAgagatgtttaaaaaaaaaaacagctggaaaTAGGCGATCTTTGGAGGTTTCCTCTTTCTGCGTCCTTTTCCAAAAGATCAGCCGTGGTACGAGGAGTCTGCTTCAGATTAAAAGTTGAGCAATGCTTCTGAATCGGTTCTTGGTTCTGTGTTCCTGGAAAAAAGGCCCACGGGTCGGTCCAGGATCGAAGCATTGCCTCCAATCTTGATTGCGGCTCGTAGTATTAGTTGCTTTcctgtcttttctttcctcctcaggGTCAGGACACTACACCCACGGAGACGACGAGGACTGGTATTCTCGTAGATATAAAGGTGACTACATGCACAGTAAACGTGCTTTCCTTTTATTCTGAGCTGCTTTTAAAAGATGTTTTTACAGCAGGAGAACAGTGACAACTTTTATGGAACACTCTGggttaaaataagaaaaaacgTGTTTTTTTACAGAGCCGTAATTTAATGGCAGGGGGTTCAGCCAGTTTCAGCCACTGACATAGTTACATCATAGTAGCTTCCAGCTTCTAATCTGAGGTCAGTTAGATGCGGATCATTATCGTCGAGGCCAAACCACACTCCCGTCTTATGTAAAAGCAACAATAGTTTCTCTGACTCGAAGGCTTTGCcaatacacacaaatgcaggagagggaacgtgtgtgtgtgtgtgtgtgtgtgtgtgtgtgtgtgtgtgtgtgtgtgtgtgtgtgtgtgtgtgtgtgtgtgtgtgtgtgtgtgtgtgtgtgtgtgtgtgtgtgtgtgtgtgtgtgtgtgtgtgtgtgtgtgtgtgtgtgtgtgtgtgtgtgtgtgtgtgtgtgtgtgtgtgtctcctcaggGTTGAGCCAGCAGGAAACAAGCTGCAGATTTCCATGTAGTAGAATGTAGATgtatctgctgctggaggaggcttgATGTGCACGCACAAGTGAAACAACAGCAGTTTCATCTCTACAGTCTCTGTTTGTAGTTTTAGAGTTTTACTTTACACATcatctttctttattttagCTCTATTGTAATTGGCAGTTTGAGTTTTCTGTAACTATTAATCTCGTTGAATGAATGAAGGcatgaattaatttatttatttagaactTGGACGTTAGCGAGAGTTTAAGTTACTGTCCATCCTCGACACAGACCTTTGTTTGTATAGTGATCATCTGTCTTTTATTTAAGTGAGATCACTGTACGTTCGTTGCCTCATGAGACCCTGATCAAGTGTGTGAAGTTGCACATAAGGTAAAAAAAGATCCACTGAATCAGTGGATCACTGCGCTTAGATGATTGATGGATTTTCACTTTTTACATCTACATGGATCTGGCTCCTTCAGGTAAGAGTGTACTGGGCTAACACTGAATGCTGAGTCATCAATTGCCTGGGTGTAAACAAGGAAAAGGTCAACGGGGTCTCCCTCCGCCCTGTAGGGACGCCGTGGTGCGCGCCCATCAAGGTGAAGCACGGGGACGTGAGCTGCCGCACCCCCAGGGGGGAGCACTACCGCAACGTGATGGGGACGCGCTGCAAGATCCGCTGCAAGCAGGGCTACGAGACGCAGAGCACGGAGGTGGTGTGCATGGCCAGCAAGCACTGGTCCTCCAACTACGCCTGCAGACGTGAGAACCAGCATCCATgagcgcgcacacgcacacacacacacacacacaaacataaacagggCTTTGAACCAGACGTCAGTGATGAGGTTGTGCTACACTATAAATATTATCTGTCCAGTGTTAATTCAATAAAACTCAACCCCTGCAGCTTTTCTATTAATGTGTATACTGCAAATCTGTAAACAGTTGAATGAATCCACTACATctcccagctgtctgtctgttcctGACAGGGGGTGAAATCATGTTTGGAGACTGTGTAAAAGCCGGGACTAAATCACTACACCCTCCCCCTTAGGGTATTATGGGAAATCACAGCCACTGAAACCGATTATTCCATCAAACAAGCTCATTTGTTGGATGTTGGAAAGTTTGACTGATCTGCATTTAAAGCCACTCTGTACACGGCGGTGCACCAGGCTCTCCATCACACCCTGAGCATTTCTCCTGACAGAGATCCGCTGTCCGAAGCCCAACATGCCCGTTAACGGGGGCTACAAGTGCTCCGACGGCTCCTACTTCAGCTCTCGCTGCGAGTTCTTCTGCTCCCCGGGGTTCAGCCTGAAGGGCCAGAAGACGGCCACCTGCCAGCACACCAGCACCTGGAGCGCTGCTGTGCCCACCTGCGTCGGTAAGGCTCCGCCTCAGGTGCGGTTCTGTGGGGttctgtgggttcctgtgggttcctgtgggttTCTGTGGGTACTTTAGTCTCCCACAGTGGCCCGAAGCCTGCAGGCTGCTGGGATGCAGCATGTGGCCCATTCATTTAATCACGCAAAGCTCAGTGGAAACTCTCCTAGACACGCATACATGTTTACCAGAGCACCCCCACTCAGTTTTTGTCTCATCACTACATGCTTATTGTCTTCAATCTCATGTTTCGTTAGAAGCCTCCACACAAAAGGCTGCACAGACGATCAGGCCTCAGGCCTGTTTGAAATGAGTCCCATCCATCTGTCGGTGGATGTGCACATTTTGTCTTTAGTAAATTGCATTTCTTTTCGCAGATGTTGATCCTCCAAAAATCAAGTGTCCCAATGTGAAGGACAAGTGGGCGGAGCCAGGCAAACTGACGGCGAAGGTGACGTGGGACACACCGGAGGGAGACGACACCGCCGACGGCATCCTCACTGAGtcagtccagctctgtcctttAAGCGTTCCCCCCATTCTGCTTCAGCGCTCTGTCTGCCTGAGTCCTGTTGCCTCTGAACTCTAAAGATGGAGCTTACACGCAAAACGTTTCAACTGAGCCCGTCTTCCGCAGTGTCACCCTCAAAGGGAGGCCTCCGAAGTCCGACTTCCCCGAGGGGCTTCACAAGATGTCCTACACGGTGTTTGACCGCGCCGGGAACAAAGGCGCCTGTCGCTTCACGGTGCGGGTGCGAGgtgagcgcgcacacacgcgcacacacacacacacacacacacacacacacacacacactctcaccttGGCTGCGTTGTGTTGCAGTGCGCCGCTGCAGCCCGCTGGTCGCCCCCGACAACGGCTACATGAAGTGCGACAGCGACCGAGACAACTACGGCGCCACGTGCAGCTTCACCTGCACGGGCGGCTTCGAGCTGCAGGGCAGCGCCGCCAGGGTGTGTCAGCACGGGCTCACCTGGTCCGGCACGGACACAGTGTGTGCACGTATGTGTGGAGTCCAACCTACTCCTCTGCTGAACGTCTGCATCTGTGGGATGTTAAGATAATGCATGTGAGAGGCTGTTTTATGCAACAGACCAGCTGCAATCACCCCATGTTCCGTCCAGGATCTAATAGAACCCggcatttgtttgcttttgatgGCTGAAGAGTCAAAGGAGCTGAATCATGCAGCATCTCAGCGTAATACTGCGTCGATGCTGTCTCACATATTTATCGCTGTGCTGTGAATCACGTCTCGTCGCATCACCTAATTGCGCATTCAATGTCACCGCAGCCATGAGCATCAACGTGGGAGTGCGGACGGCTGACGCGCTGCTGGACCAGTTCTACGAGAAGCGACGGCTCCTCATTATCTCGGCCCCAACGGCTGCCAATCACAATTACCGCTTCCAGATGACCAATTTGCAGGTGAGGCCCAGCGAACGCGAGGAGGGAGTGGGAGGGGATGCGGCGCTCTCTGATGTCTGGATGCCGTGAAATCAGAGCTGACTCTAAACGCCTCACCCTTCAGTGTGACGGGGTTCCATGTGTCAGCGTCTGTCTGCTGGTTACCACCCGCAGACAGACGCTGCAGAGGTAACTGGCGAGAAACGTAGCCCAAAAAACAAGAACGGAGGCTTTCAGGTTCATAAACAAATCAGACCATTTTAGTTGCTCATAATGAGACATGGAGCTTTCTAGCGTCGGTGCGTCAGAAGCGTGGAGTGTTTTTAGTTTAGCCTCCTGCAGACAATGAATATTGAACATCCAGCTGCCTGCAGCGTGACGCTGAGACGAGGCCGTAACACGCTTTTCCTCATcgctttattattattgcagcCTATTATTAAAGTTTCAACTTGTAACACTTCACTCTGCACAGTGAAGGTCGAAGTCTTGTTTTCTATCCCAGCTTtgcaaaccttttttttcttttttatctctCAGCCGGCTCAGTGCGGACTGGATCTGAGACATGTGACGGTAATTGAGCTGGTGGGGACTTATCCTGCACAGATCGGCCGGATAGGACACAGGCTGCTCCCCCCAGGGCTGGCCCTGCAGctcaggtgcacacacacacacacacacacacacaccttcataaTGCATCCTGTCTGTACGCTTACTGAGCTGCACCTTGCAGGTTGCTGCTCCGGATCCCACAGAGGTCCTTCcaaatgctgctgctggataAGCAGGGCATAGACAAGCAACGCTACCCGTTCCCCGTGACCGCAGCGGAGCTGTTCACCACCGTCGACACGTTCCCCCTGCGCAGGGACGAgatggcgctgcagcaggaggcgggtcagagctgtcagtcataaccccctccccccacggaCGGTCAGACACCTTTGATCTATTCCTCCTCTGTTGTTTGTCTACATCACACATTCCTACCTGAGCTCGTTCAGCCTGAAATCacaagggtgtgtgtttgtttggatgtgtgtgtgtgtgcgcgtgtgtctaaAATGGTGCTGACCTGAAACAAGCAGAATTATTGGAACGACGTTACTAAATGAAATGGGTCCTAGAGTGCATTACAATCATATTGATTCATGTGTCTTGTGTgcctttatattttattattattaatgttttctAAGCAGAAATGTTTTGTACAAAAGGTCTTTTCCTTCCTGACCTGGAAACGTGTTCGCCTGTCTAATATTTATGTCACTTCTCTAATGATGTACTCTGACACTCTGTCACTGATTAAATGTCTGCCACAAAAATCTAAAGGCAACTGGGATCTTCCTCCTCTAGAATGAAgcagtgtttttgtgtattaGACACAGTTTGTGGTGGAATATTAACAACTACTGGACTGAACTACATGATCCCATTAGTTGTGTAGCTGCACATAAACTGCCAAATGTTAACCATATAATCAGATTTTAGAGATAATGGATCAAGCAGGCGGTTTattgaaatatgtttttatttcaaaatattcCATAACACATTTGGGACAAAATGAGCTCGAGTACAATGAACCTGATGCTTGAAGACCAGACAAAGGAGCGAAGGTACATGCTGTACATCAATAGTTTTCTTCTGTGACCATGTATTGCACAAGCCTCTCGTCTAAATGATGTACAACGAACACCgtgtattatttattactataaTCACGCAGTGCGAGATTGTTCTACTCTGGGCCAAGGACAAGTGCACGAATCGGCATTCGACAAGAACAATGTTTCTACGAGCTGTAACTTGAACCGTTTAGAAGCAGGCGATCCGTCAGAGGACGTGGAGCCGTGGGGGTCCGGGACCACGGAGCAGACTCGCCCCAGAACACGCGGCCCCCTGGGAACGCTTCCAAGCACGCGCTGAGCGTCAATCACGTCAGAGCCAGAGCTTCGCCTCGTCTGTTCTCTGTGCCCTAATGGTCGTCATGCATCATCACACTGATACAGTGTTATGTAAATTCACATTGAAACTAGTCTAAAAAGGGATAAACGGTCCAGAATTTGTGCCACAGGTTTATTTCAGCAGCGGTGGAAAGTAACTACAGGTCACGGTTACAGTCATGCCAGCAGCGCTGGAGCCTCCGCCTGGACAAACATCTGCCCCTTCCTCTATACGGTTCATAAAAACCACCGGAAACCCAAAATGAGTGTCTCGTTGGGACAAACCTTAATTGTTTTTGGGCTTCTTGCACATTGCAGTAGATTTCAACAGAGGAACGAAAATTTGCCAAAAACTTAGATTTTTAgaactttaaatattttaacgACTAAATTCTCTCTAAAATTATTAGATCTCAAATGACTCGACACCTGACGGCTTTTGTAACAAGGATGCATGACTTTGTCGATCACGTTTTAAAAAGTTTGTTCATTGAAAATGACCTGAAAACAACTAGTGTATCTTAAAAACATAACTGAAGGCAACTGA
This genomic interval from Betta splendens chromosome 21, fBetSpl5.4, whole genome shotgun sequence contains the following:
- the rpgra gene encoding X-linked retinitis pigmentosa GTPase regulator isoform X1, encoding MTGQADEDVPETGTIFTFGKSGFAANVPSKFWLKNDHPVQISCGGEHTAVITENGRLLMFGVNTWGQLGLGLKAAASKPVSVKALKSEKVKLAACGKNHTIVCTWRGNIYCVGNNQEGQLGLGHCKNTPSFQLLHPFCDYAPLKMVSAGYNTSAALTEDGRLFVWGDNSVGQIGLGDEGFAARPTQLDVGEAVIWVSCGNQHSALVTADGSLYTFGESAFGRLGLQVEQLANHRVPQQVQGIEGPVIQVSCGAEHTIALTDENVYTFGRGQYGQLGHGTFLFEVDLPKPLGHFSNSNVRHVACGENHTAVITDSGLLYTFGDGRHGKLGLAEENFINQFSPTLCTRFIKHDVQLVSCGGDHMLVLAAPRLLESQEVPERNVTIGDICLDPSYTEISLVGPTSLVPLSALHARARHREKQSSAELFGKMFENLPHLHSGFLNTSWPTSRSILTTKTPSKNITSRSSSPKPQSDMAPSTPRSPRSPSKASRSPLFSSVPSSPFSQSSHTTSKSKPKELPSSLLLPNSINKLNIPVSPGKTTKQVHGAVTAKKNSNDKLSSAQSPVEPCSPNRPPPQVSNKHAREEEHAALPQTAGESIERQMITGERRRKKDNSKDLLSMERRKALPTEHLKVSSSLKRELSSLKITEKKQVTSKGKENVTNQPMKTKTQDKQHQKDFSHLKSSKHGKAEQELGPKPTRSAQKALTEAQAKVKNRNLGDTNANRENVKYHTHREKTKAAAGANKATNRQEIRSIPEQSGRSTSVEGAKEEACVQSRTTDVKPVEGEGQQEMQPVKSTSAQYLQKVKSITNKGQSKTLNVKSAQVKNAAGDETSLSLRSSPVKVKGKRQHVTSTAVKSQSKHDENTKSRKEGNTVEKDPTPAKISSQKMKGKPADKLTLAGADSIKTESQKKSKESKLKGKARPEEIQMKGAANAESTGDKKAKVSKRTEASSLKEAANAVTSQSCKRPEPVPNKSLQSSDPESTRDDAKPTPAYGEILTNVASLLPAAALAGSAVGLISDAVTSIQSLQSDNDSATSQKKKQKQIMKQRAIMQHSFSSTLSDLSSASDQPGQSTKEAGSAVQEESNNSEAQEEDEEVESVEDDEEEKDSNDDEEEAEKETDNETDQDEGEEKTSSSSEEEDESSEKGDATEAEEEEAESEESSEEMNESESDSEVNEAAEDKEESETSSEAESNEEEEAETSEDEEDEGGDESENTAESKSEETEDGDREGSDTSVADEDEEGETEEQKDDEDSTETEDKEKSSEEGEETDENEEDNDDEKAEDTSDENEEEEEHSESEEDEDDGESEEKENKSEEEKNEEDEEEEEEEEEDEEEAVEEEEEEEESVEEEEEEEESVEEEEEEEEVAEEVEEGEEDEEAAEEEEEGEEDEEAAEEEEEGEEESEYEEKQKTRTKKSMEPNKKIMVETEEEDEEEEEGDKEEEEVEDSDDKKNDSLIKRKPEKRPQNQREERKPQQTKAKKGYDSEESEDESEEEEENEEEEEREDEDEDEEEESEGKEVVPKGKQGKKLVKEEQETEEEEEGEEEEEEEEEEEEEKKENVKSTKIKQDQPQKLKEKPKPAPRTRERTPGDKKPGESQQFWDNVLPQYLDLQ